GGAAAAGATCAAACCCTGCATCGGCAGCATGCCCGAAAAGAAAAAACTGCTGCGAAAAACTCAGGCCGTAGTTCCATGCGATTTCAGGATCCAACCCATAAATCCTGCCGTTGGCATCCAAAATGTCAAACGACCTTGAGCTGGCAAAAAGTTGCTGGTTTTCAGCAAAGATATTCGCCGCGCGCTTGCCCCTTCCGGCAGAAACTCTCAAAACACCCTTTTCCCAAGGGTTGTAACGCAGGTGGATCCGCGGCGTAAAAAAGGCACCGAGACGGTTGTGCTTGTCCAGTCGCGCTCCGGCAACGATGCTGAAATCGTCGGTATTGTCATAAGTGTACTCAAAGAAACTGCCGACCGAATTATCAATCCTGTTAAAATTGCTGTCGATGTCGGGAACCAATACATATTCGCGGTAGCGGTCATAGGTAAAATTAAGGCCTGCTGCAAACTTATGCATCGTGTTTCCGATGATTGAATTGAAGATCAGGTTCGAATAATAACTGTCTTGGCGGATATCATACCGGTTCAGCCCGAAGTAGGATTGCTGGTCGTGCGTGTTGAACGCATTCTGGAACCCGATGCTTTGAAACGGCATGTCCGGAAAAACGTAACCGACTTTTGCCGACAAATCGACCCTGCGCGTATTGATCTCGGAACCCCAGGATCGCGTTGTACCGCGGTCCCGACTTTTATCAAAACCGGTTTCGCCGGTTTGCTTGGCGTCATCCATAAACCTGAAATTGATAAAACTGACCAAGCCCTTTTCCGCGTCATTGTATTGCCAGCGGTTCAGCACATTAACCTGTTGCCCGATCGGGTTGTCGAGGAACCCGTCGTCATTCATGTCGTTTTTTGACAAGCGGGTATTCCCATGTACAAAAAGGCTGGTCGACCACTTGTCAGAAATTTTCCTGTTGGCATGCACGTTCGCTTCAAAACGGCTGTCGGTTGACCCGTACACGTTCAGAAAAAACGGGATGTCGCCGAGCGGCTTGATCAGTTCGGTATTGATTTGTCCCGAAATACTCTCGTAGCCGTTTACCACCGAGCCGGCGCCTTTCGTGATCTGGATGCTTTCCACCCAGGTGCCTGGCGTAAACGACAACCCGTAGGCCTGGGAAGCACCTCGTACCGATGGGATATTCTCTTCGGTAATCATTAAGTAAGGACTTGTGAGTCCGAGCATCCGGATTTGTTTGGTTCCGGTGAGTGCATCGGGGAAATTCACGTCAATTGACGGGTTGGTCTCGAAACTCTCTGCAAGGTTGCAGCAGGCTGCCTTGAGGAGTTCCCTGCCGGTAAGCGTCACCACATTGGCGGTCGTGCGCTGTGATTTTTTTAAGCCCCTGTCCCTGACCTCAATTTTTACTTCCTGAAGCGTATCAGCTTCCTGGGCCATTGTAAAAACGGGAATCAGCAGCAAAAGCAGTCTGAATATTTTTTGCATAAATTGATTTTAATGTTCGTAAATGACTATCGCAAACGATGAATCGAACGTTACAATCAGGCGTAAAGTATGCAGTGGGAATACAGTAGGTACAGCGGCGGCGAATGCGCATCGCAGTAGTAACGGATGGTTTTTTCAGGACCGCGGAGAACGGTCGCTTTTTCCTGCGTTGGATTAAGGGGTTCATGTTTCGGGAAAGTCGCCTCAAACTGGAACGCTACATTTTTAAAGATGCCATTGTCTGATTTTGACGTCAGCGACACTTTCTTGTCTGAGCAGCATTTCCTGTGCTTTTCAGCCTTCTTTTTTGCGCAGCAGGTCTTTTTTATGGGTTGTTTTTCCATTTCACAAACCGGCCCGGAGTGGAACACGGAAGACACCGCAGCCACTTTCCCTTCACAAAAGTGCAGACTGAAAGCCAGCCCGGCGTTCGAAAACAGCACCAGCATGGCAAGAATCAGACATGTCGACTTTTGGAATTTCATTTTGCAAAAATATTTAAAAACGTTGCAAACAAACCCAAATTCATG
The nucleotide sequence above comes from Flavobacterium magnum. Encoded proteins:
- a CDS encoding HYC_CC_PP family protein yields the protein MKFQKSTCLILAMLVLFSNAGLAFSLHFCEGKVAAVSSVFHSGPVCEMEKQPIKKTCCAKKKAEKHRKCCSDKKVSLTSKSDNGIFKNVAFQFEATFPKHEPLNPTQEKATVLRGPEKTIRYYCDAHSPPLYLLYSHCILYA
- a CDS encoding TonB-dependent receptor plug domain-containing protein, which encodes MQKIFRLLLLLIPVFTMAQEADTLQEVKIEVRDRGLKKSQRTTANVVTLTGRELLKAACCNLAESFETNPSIDVNFPDALTGTKQIRMLGLTSPYLMITEENIPSVRGASQAYGLSFTPGTWVESIQITKGAGSVVNGYESISGQINTELIKPLGDIPFFLNVYGSTDSRFEANVHANRKISDKWSTSLFVHGNTRLSKNDMNDDGFLDNPIGQQVNVLNRWQYNDAEKGLVSFINFRFMDDAKQTGETGFDKSRDRGTTRSWGSEINTRRVDLSAKVGYVFPDMPFQSIGFQNAFNTHDQQSYFGLNRYDIRQDSYYSNLIFNSIIGNTMHKFAAGLNFTYDRYREYVLVPDIDSNFNRIDNSVGSFFEYTYDNTDDFSIVAGARLDKHNRLGAFFTPRIHLRYNPWEKGVLRVSAGRGKRAANIFAENQQLFASSRSFDILDANGRIYGLDPEIAWNYGLSFSQQFFLFGHAADAGFDLFRTDFSNQAIVDLYGSPQRVTFYGGTSTANSLQVEFNFGLAENLHFRTAYKLYDIKADYLSGAAERPLQARHRFFGNAAYETGKSARGAQWKFDYTYNWMGKQRLPFTGTNPAAEQLPDFSHAFSLMNAQVTKVFSPVFEVYAGAENLGNYRQQKAILGSAQPFGPNFDTSIVYAPVFGRMLYAGLRFKIKS